The genomic window CCGCCCCCTCGAGGGCGACCTCGAGCCGGTACTCGTCGCTGCGCGGCGGCAGCGGGGGCGAGCCCCATCGCTCGCGGAGCAGCGGGGCGCTCGCCGAGAACGACGCTCCGGTCTGGTGCACGGCGAGCTCGATCGTCTGCCGGGGCCCGACCAGGGCCAGGCGCCTGATCGGCCCCGGAGCCGTTCCCCGCAGGGTCAGGGTCTCGGGGTCGAGCTCGGCGTCGTCGATGACGACCCGAGCGGGACCGGCGATCGTGCCGGCCGTGCCGGCCGCGCCGGTCCCGACGCTCCCGGCGGCCGCGCCGGCTCTCGGGCTGCCCGTCTCGCCCAGAAGCTCGCGCACGGCCGCGTGCACGCGCTCCGTGGCCCGGCCGTCGAGCAGGTCGACGTGCTCGTCGCGCAGCCAGCGCGCGTGGGCGAGCACGGCATCCCGCGCGGGCCCCTCCTCCAGAGCGCCGTCGAGGCGCGCGAGCGCCTCCGTCCAGCTCGTCGCCGGGTCGCCGCCGCTGAAGGCGCGGTACGGCGTGTAGAGCCCGCGCGAGCCCAGGTACGCCGCGAGGTCCGGCGCGAGGAACACGCTCGGCACCCCGGCGATCGCGGCGTCGAAGGCGATCGACGAGTAGTCGGTGAGCAGGGCGTCGAGGGCGGGCAGCGCCGGGGTGACGTCGAGCAGCTGGGCGCGCCCGAGCAGCCGGATACGCGGGGAGGCCGCCGGGCCGGCGGCGTACGAGCCGGCGCCGAGCGGGTGCGAGCGCACGAGCAGCACCGCGTCCCGGCGCTCCGCCCAGGCGACGATCTCGGCCCACTGCGCGGCGTCGGGGATGGCGGGGTCGGGCTCGCCGTCGCGCCAGGTGGGGGCGTAGAGCACCAGCCGGGCGGCCTCGGGCAGCGGGCCGGTCGCCGCCGCGATGAGGGCGCGCGCCGCATCCCGGCGGCTGAAGGCGGTGCCCTGCAGCAGCACGTCGTCGCGGGCGTCGCCGAGCACGCGTACGCGCTCCGGGCCGAGGCCGAAGGCCGAGCGGATGCGCGCGGCCACGAGCTCCGAGGCGACGGGGAACAGCGTGATGCGCGCCCCGCCGCGCCGGTACAGCGCGCTCATGAGGGCGCGCGCGCCGGGCAGCGAGCCGATGAGGGGCAGGCGCAGGGCGGCGCCGGTGTCGAGGTGCAGGCGCTTCAGCGGGATGCCGTGCCACAGCTGCACGACGACCGCCCCGCTCGATCCGTACCGGTTCGCATCGCCCAGCCCGTGGGTGACGACCACGGCGCCCGCGCGCAGCGTGGCCCGGAACCCGCCCCAGCCGCGCGCCGGTAGCGCCGCCATGCCGGCGGCGCGGGCCGCCCGCAGCTCCTCGTCGCTCGACGCGAGCCAGGTCAGCCGGCGGTCGGGGTCGTGCTCGCGGGTGTACCGCCACAGCGCGAGGGCCCCCTCGCCGAGGCCGAGACCCGAGGCCATGACCCAGCGCCGGGGGTCGCGCGGCACGAGGCGCGCGCAGAGCGCCCCGATCGCGTA from Microcella daejeonensis includes these protein-coding regions:
- a CDS encoding CDP-glycerol glycerophosphotransferase family protein, whose amino-acid sequence is MARFTFSAGNARVLARAPLYAIGALCARLVPRDPRRWVMASGLGLGEGALALWRYTREHDPDRRLTWLASSDEELRAARAAGMAALPARGWGGFRATLRAGAVVVTHGLGDANRYGSSGAVVVQLWHGIPLKRLHLDTGAALRLPLIGSLPGARALMSALYRRGGARITLFPVASELVAARIRSAFGLGPERVRVLGDARDDVLLQGTAFSRRDAARALIAAATGPLPEAARLVLYAPTWRDGEPDPAIPDAAQWAEIVAWAERRDAVLLVRSHPLGAGSYAAGPAASPRIRLLGRAQLLDVTPALPALDALLTDYSSIAFDAAIAGVPSVFLAPDLAAYLGSRGLYTPYRAFSGGDPATSWTEALARLDGALEEGPARDAVLAHARWLRDEHVDLLDGRATERVHAAVRELLGETGSPRAGAAAGSVGTGAAGTAGTIAGPARVVIDDAELDPETLTLRGTAPGPIRRLALVGPRQTIELAVHQTGASFSASAPLLRERWGSPPLPPRSDEYRLEVALEGAAHASRRATVTAHLDPGLRSPWLRAELRADAGTLVLRVEPPLADDERGASAQKRLEAGYRARTAAPETAVMFESFYSQTAACNPLALDAELARVRPDVTRYWSVVDRSVAVPEGAVALVEGSAEWWRVRADARLLVVNDWLRKRWRPRAHQRVLQTWHGTMLKRLALDRAGVGMRTRIAVTRESRRWSILLAQNPWAAGVLRRAYAFRGPVWVEGYPRNDVLLRGDRAAVRERLGLAEGQRAVLYAPTWRDDRREIVDYLDLPGFAAQLAALPGEHVLLVRGHSRTLRFGRDLDAPGLIDVTSYPAIGELMLAADVLVTDYSSVMFDITAIDTPLVLFVPDLEHYRRDLRGFYFDVTAEAPGPVVRDRDALLQTLAELAASTPASGVEQAPAATAPPALAAWRARFNPLDDGRAAERVVARILAGGLLD